A portion of the Phycodurus eques isolate BA_2022a chromosome 3, UOR_Pequ_1.1, whole genome shotgun sequence genome contains these proteins:
- the gas1a gene encoding growth arrest-specific protein 1a encodes MASLGALARTLCGSLGPLTCVLLLVACLSAASPPHGRRLICWQAIFNCQTEPECNYAYDHYMRACGPVLNGDRKKCPSHCISSLVQLNLTRNGPALEDCSCGHDPVCTRTKRAIEPCLPRTTSTGCTEARRQCERDQQCSSTMRDYLHHCGKLFSGAVCTNACRNVIANMRKIPKGQQLDTCMCDGTERAICEFVKSSMKSLCFDVPEREESSGSHDGYDPEDDEDYTDSDYREEPESGASLPEGHRGLTLLLASILALMPLY; translated from the coding sequence ATGGCAAGCTTAGGCGCGCTGGCACGGACCCTCTGCGGCTCCCTCGGCCCACTAACGTGCGTGCTTTTGCTCGTAGCGTGCTTGTCCGCCGCCTCGCCGCCCCACGGCCGCAGACTCATCTGCTGGCAGGCCATCTTCAACTGCCAAACGGAGCCCGAGTGCAATTACGCGTACGATCACTACATGCGCGCTTGCGGGCCGGTGCTGAACGGGGACAGGAAGAAGTGCCCCAGTCATTGCATCTCGTCCCTTGTGCAGCTCAACTTGACCCGGAACGGACCCGCGCTGGAGGACTGCAGCTGCGGCCACGACCCGGTGTGCACGCGCACCAAGCGGGCCATCGAGCCCTGCTTGCCGCGGACTACCAGCACGGGTTGCACGGAGGCCCGGCGCCAGTGCGAGCGCGACCAGCAGTGCAGCTCCACCATGCGCGACTATTTGCACCACTGCGGCAAACTTTTCAGCGGCGCCGTGTGCACCAACGCGTGCCGCAACGTGATCGCCAACATGCGCAAAATCCCCAAGGGCCAGCAGCTGGACACTTGCATGTGCGACGGGACCGAGAGGGCCATCTGCGAGTTTGTCAAGAGCAGCATGAAGAGCCTGTGCTTCGACGTGCCGGAGAGGGAGGAGAGCAGCGGCTCGCACGACGGCTACGACCCGGAGGACGATGAGGACTACACGGACTCGGACTACAGGGAAGAGCCGGAGAGTGGAGCCTCTCTCCCTGAGGGCCACCGGGGTTTGACCCTGCTGCTGGCCTCCATTTTGGCTCTGATGCCGCTCTATTGA